A window of Malania oleifera isolate guangnan ecotype guangnan chromosome 5, ASM2987363v1, whole genome shotgun sequence contains these coding sequences:
- the LOC131156050 gene encoding uncharacterized protein LOC131156050, which produces MEDPLESSADSSSHHFVNHSVHSNTSPTTHSTKYLNLNDPNNPFRLDNGDNPAVILVTNLITSDNYATWSRAMRCSLHAKNKLGFIPGTISRPTKPKDPLLELWERCNDMVVSWLQNSNSRSIKSSVVFVDDARDVWLDLQDRFSHQNGPRIY; this is translated from the coding sequence ATGGAAGATCCTCTAGAAAGCTCAGCTGATTCTTCTTCACACCATTTTGTGAACCACTCTGTCCATTCGAACACCTCCCCTACAACGCATTCGACCAAATACCTGAACCTCAACGACCCCAATAACCCATTTCGTTTGGACAATGGAGACAACCCTGCAGTGATTTTAGTCACCAATTTAATTACCTCCGATAACTATGCTACTTGGTCGCGTGCTATGCGGTGTTCCCTTCATGCCAAGAATAAATTGGGTTTTATCCCCGGCACCATCTCTCGACCCACCAAACCAAAGGATCCTCTTCTTGAGCTTTGGGAACGTTGCAACGACATGGTAGTTTCGTGGCTTCAAAATTCCAACAGCCGATCCATCAAGTCCAGCGTGGTGTTTGTTGATGATGCTCGCGACGTTTGGCTGGATCTTCAGGATCGATTTTCTCATCAAAATGGGCCTCGCATTTACTAA